In Chromobacterium rhizoryzae, one genomic interval encodes:
- a CDS encoding non-ribosomal peptide synthetase produces MYSSSDVASRRTPAADKFGPHQAFPHREAPSIARQLLWRAEASPERLAYASADPEKALALSYAALCERASGIAARLAQATEAGERVMLVYQEPLDFLPAFFGCCLAGVIPVPVAPRHGRDTMAAIAQDCGAAIALSAEARDALPGLRWMRTDEAERAAPFLRAAKDASPALLQYTSGSTRTPQGVVVTQTGLWATIDDLDRGAMHDADSAMISWLPYFHDMGLVYGILTPLQCGFPAYLMAPEKFVAQPMSWLRAIAARRGTHTAAPNFAYALCADRAGDLAPGTDLSSLRYALNGAEPVRCDTVRRFEAAFAPFGLRSSVVVPGYGLAEATLKVTAGRCGEGTRGVRFAREALARGRVSPQTDGVELAACGVSLIDTRVRIVDPDTRAPCAPDAVGEIWVTGSTVADSYWRRPEESREIFGARLADGDSAWLRTGDLGFLHEGDLFVTSRLKDLIIVGGRNVYSHDLEDTVSACHPSIRKGRAFAAAVDGEDGEGILIGAEVRGGCGEAEARDILPVIRAALAREHGVAPARIALLWRGSILRTSSGKTRRGATRDALLRGELRIVADDAAEAADDAILAEIARFVPGAAASPDARLIDLGLDSLSAARLAAAARARHGVELSFAALFALSARQLRREIVDAPRLDAAAPAAARRYAAGEAFELSEMQQAYWIGQQGGVPLGSVCPHIRVDFEIDAARAPELGRRLARLVARHPSLRMTVGADGRGAFDALAYDPLLPPQDLRGLDAAEAAERLEATRESLAERDGPPVLAVVSRLTESTAILHLRLSLLAGDLRSFLQLMAELARDAADEAPAQCITPMTPPAATEAQREAWLRRVEAIAPAPELPMKMALAEVAEPRFANRRRELPAAMSAALTARAQALGVTLTSLCIAAFADTLRLWTAAHAFTLNVTCNTRAEQAGLAIGDYTSNTLLSLSERHPSFAAFAQAVQRQVWADLDAPWCSGVSILRELSRRNGAPVLMPVVLTSLLSGDPADDLALLDGVGRVVDMANPTPQVSLHAILGRRGDRLVLMWESVAQLFPDGMVDAMFEVFLGALETMATDAAAVERPTLARLAPQQAARRAAVNATAAERAPRRLETPIVQQARIAPEAVAVRQGETTLSYGALLREAEDIAGALRQSGVARGEVVAAIVAPGPRAVAALLGIVMAGAVYLPIEPSWPAARMEELLGEAGARLALLSAAGPALPVPALRLDQPLPRGDAGPAADLEAGDAAYVIFTSGSTGRPKGVLIAHEAAANTIDDINQRFAVGPADRALCVSSLAFDLSVYDIFGLLAVGGEVVFPARSRDPDAMAQALSDGGVTIWNSVPAVLELMLEVSAPRSPHLRLALMSGDWIAPGLAGRLRDAFPALRPISLGGATEVSIWSVVHPIAPEDAVLASIPYGRPLSNQQCFVRAPDGRERPDGVVGELLLGGRGLALAYLGNEAETERRFFIDAEGRRLYRTGDLARWQPDGELELLGRMDGQVKVQGYRIELGEIEAAAMRAGCLARAVASVARRKDATVIQLHVVALPDHQGDVVAAVRTQLVLHLPAYMQPHHVMVLDALPLTANGKVDRARLAELAAPAPAPATPAAAARRDASLEATMLAAFAEVVGVEIDPRQGFFDAGATSMHIVRLRALLASRGVAVPPLVDFFSLATIRALAERADTGEADLSPMMDVDGARAYRQRVRARKEAL; encoded by the coding sequence ATGTATTCCTCATCCGATGTCGCATCTCGGCGGACGCCCGCCGCCGACAAGTTCGGACCTCATCAAGCTTTTCCGCATCGCGAAGCGCCTAGCATCGCCCGGCAGTTGCTGTGGCGGGCGGAGGCGAGCCCCGAGCGTCTCGCCTACGCGTCGGCCGATCCGGAGAAAGCGCTCGCGCTAAGCTATGCGGCGCTGTGCGAACGCGCGTCCGGCATCGCCGCGCGCCTGGCGCAAGCGACCGAGGCCGGCGAGCGCGTGATGCTGGTCTATCAGGAACCGCTCGATTTCCTTCCGGCCTTCTTCGGCTGCTGCCTGGCCGGCGTGATCCCGGTGCCGGTGGCGCCGCGTCACGGCCGCGACACGATGGCGGCGATCGCCCAGGACTGCGGTGCCGCCATCGCGCTGAGCGCGGAGGCGCGGGACGCCTTGCCGGGCCTGCGCTGGATGCGCACCGACGAGGCCGAGCGCGCCGCGCCCTTTTTGCGCGCGGCGAAGGACGCCAGTCCGGCGCTGCTGCAGTACACCTCGGGTTCGACGCGCACGCCGCAGGGCGTGGTGGTCACGCAAACCGGGCTGTGGGCGACGATAGACGATCTTGACCGCGGCGCGATGCACGACGCGGACAGCGCGATGATCAGCTGGCTGCCGTACTTCCACGACATGGGCCTGGTGTACGGCATTCTCACCCCCTTGCAATGCGGCTTTCCCGCCTATCTGATGGCGCCGGAGAAATTCGTCGCCCAGCCCATGTCCTGGCTGCGCGCGATAGCCGCGCGGCGCGGCACCCACACCGCCGCGCCGAATTTCGCCTACGCCTTGTGCGCGGACCGCGCGGGCGATCTCGCGCCGGGCACCGATTTGTCGTCCTTGCGTTATGCGCTGAACGGCGCGGAGCCGGTGCGCTGCGACACGGTGCGCCGCTTCGAGGCGGCCTTCGCGCCGTTTGGGCTGCGTTCTTCGGTGGTGGTGCCGGGTTACGGCCTGGCCGAGGCGACCTTGAAGGTGACCGCCGGCCGTTGCGGCGAGGGCACGCGCGGCGTGCGCTTCGCGCGGGAGGCGCTGGCGCGCGGCCGCGTGTCGCCGCAGACGGACGGCGTCGAATTGGCGGCCTGCGGCGTCAGCCTGATCGATACGCGCGTCCGCATCGTGGACCCGGACACGCGCGCGCCGTGCGCGCCGGACGCCGTCGGCGAAATATGGGTGACCGGGAGCACGGTCGCCGACAGTTATTGGCGCCGCCCGGAGGAGTCGCGCGAGATCTTCGGCGCGCGGCTGGCCGACGGCGACAGCGCATGGCTGAGAACCGGCGATCTGGGCTTTCTGCACGAGGGCGATCTGTTCGTCACCAGCCGCTTGAAGGATTTGATCATCGTCGGCGGCCGGAATGTCTACAGCCACGATCTGGAAGACACCGTGTCGGCCTGCCATCCGTCGATTCGGAAGGGGCGCGCCTTCGCCGCCGCCGTCGACGGCGAGGACGGCGAAGGGATTCTGATCGGCGCCGAGGTGCGCGGCGGCTGCGGGGAGGCGGAGGCCCGTGACATCCTGCCGGTGATTCGCGCGGCGCTGGCGCGGGAGCACGGCGTGGCGCCGGCGCGCATCGCGCTGCTGTGGCGCGGCAGCATCCTGCGCACCTCCAGCGGCAAGACCCGGCGCGGCGCCACCCGCGACGCGCTGCTGCGCGGCGAACTGCGCATCGTCGCCGACGACGCGGCCGAGGCGGCCGACGACGCGATTCTGGCCGAGATCGCGCGCTTCGTGCCCGGCGCGGCCGCGTCGCCCGACGCCAGGCTGATCGATCTGGGGCTGGATTCGCTGTCGGCCGCGCGGCTTGCCGCCGCCGCGCGCGCGCGTCATGGCGTGGAATTGTCGTTCGCGGCGCTGTTCGCGCTCTCCGCCCGGCAACTGCGGCGCGAAATCGTCGACGCCCCGCGCCTGGACGCCGCGGCGCCGGCCGCGGCTCGCCGCTATGCGGCGGGGGAGGCGTTCGAACTGTCCGAGATGCAGCAGGCTTACTGGATAGGCCAGCAGGGCGGGGTGCCGCTGGGCAGCGTGTGCCCGCACATCCGCGTGGATTTCGAGATAGACGCCGCGCGCGCGCCGGAACTGGGCCGGCGCCTCGCGCGGCTGGTCGCCCGCCACCCGTCCTTGCGGATGACGGTGGGCGCGGACGGGCGCGGCGCGTTCGACGCGCTGGCCTACGACCCCTTGCTGCCGCCGCAGGATTTGCGCGGGCTGGACGCGGCGGAGGCGGCGGAACGGCTGGAGGCGACGCGCGAGAGCCTGGCCGAGCGCGACGGCCCGCCCGTGCTCGCCGTCGTCTCCCGTCTGACCGAGAGCACGGCTATCCTGCACCTGCGGCTCAGCCTGCTGGCCGGCGATCTGCGCAGCTTCCTGCAACTGATGGCCGAGCTGGCGCGCGACGCGGCCGACGAGGCCCCCGCGCAATGCATCACGCCGATGACGCCGCCGGCGGCGACCGAGGCGCAGCGCGAGGCCTGGCTGCGCCGGGTCGAAGCCATCGCGCCGGCGCCGGAGTTGCCGATGAAGATGGCGCTGGCCGAGGTGGCCGAGCCGCGCTTCGCCAACCGCCGCCGGGAGCTGCCCGCCGCCATGTCCGCGGCGCTGACGGCGCGGGCGCAGGCGCTCGGGGTCACGCTGACTTCGCTGTGCATCGCCGCCTTCGCCGACACGCTGCGGCTGTGGACGGCGGCTCACGCCTTCACGCTCAACGTGACTTGCAACACGCGGGCGGAGCAGGCGGGGCTGGCGATAGGCGATTACACCAGCAACACCTTGCTGTCGCTGAGCGAGCGTCACCCCTCGTTCGCCGCCTTCGCCCAAGCGGTGCAGCGGCAAGTGTGGGCCGATCTGGACGCGCCCTGGTGCTCCGGCGTGTCGATTCTGCGCGAGCTGAGCCGGCGCAACGGCGCGCCCGTGCTGATGCCGGTGGTGCTGACCAGCCTGCTGTCCGGCGACCCGGCGGACGATCTGGCCCTGCTGGACGGCGTCGGCCGCGTGGTCGACATGGCCAATCCCACGCCCCAGGTGTCGCTGCACGCCATCCTGGGACGGCGCGGCGACAGGCTGGTGCTGATGTGGGAGTCCGTCGCGCAGCTGTTCCCCGACGGCATGGTGGACGCGATGTTCGAGGTCTTCCTCGGCGCGCTGGAAACGATGGCGACGGACGCCGCGGCCGTGGAGCGGCCGACGCTGGCCCGGCTCGCGCCGCAGCAGGCGGCGCGGCGCGCGGCGGTCAACGCCACCGCGGCGGAGCGCGCGCCGCGCAGGCTGGAAACCCCCATCGTCCAACAGGCGCGGATCGCGCCGGAGGCGGTGGCGGTCAGGCAGGGCGAGACGACGCTGAGCTACGGCGCGCTGCTGCGCGAGGCGGAAGACATCGCCGGCGCGCTGCGGCAAAGCGGCGTGGCGCGCGGCGAGGTGGTGGCGGCCATTGTCGCGCCGGGGCCGCGCGCGGTGGCGGCGCTGCTGGGCATTGTGATGGCGGGCGCGGTCTATCTGCCGATAGAGCCGTCTTGGCCGGCCGCGCGCATGGAAGAACTGCTCGGCGAGGCCGGCGCCCGTCTCGCGCTGCTGAGCGCGGCAGGCCCGGCGCTGCCGGTGCCCGCGCTGCGTCTGGACCAGCCGCTGCCGCGCGGCGACGCGGGTCCGGCCGCGGACCTCGAGGCCGGCGACGCGGCCTATGTGATCTTCACCTCAGGTTCCACCGGGCGGCCGAAGGGCGTGCTGATCGCGCACGAGGCCGCGGCGAACACCATAGACGACATCAACCAACGCTTCGCGGTCGGCCCGGCCGATCGCGCGTTGTGCGTGTCTTCGCTGGCCTTTGATTTGTCGGTCTACGACATCTTCGGCCTGCTCGCGGTCGGCGGCGAGGTGGTGTTCCCGGCCCGCTCGCGCGATCCGGACGCGATGGCTCAGGCGCTCAGCGACGGCGGGGTCACCATCTGGAATTCCGTGCCGGCGGTGCTGGAACTGATGCTGGAAGTGTCCGCGCCGCGTTCGCCGCATCTGCGCCTGGCGCTGATGAGCGGCGACTGGATCGCGCCCGGCCTGGCCGGGCGGCTGCGCGACGCGTTTCCGGCGCTGCGGCCGATCAGTCTGGGCGGGGCGACCGAGGTGTCGATCTGGTCGGTGGTGCATCCGATCGCGCCCGAGGACGCCGTGCTGGCGTCGATTCCCTACGGCCGGCCGCTGTCCAACCAGCAATGCTTCGTGCGCGCGCCCGACGGCCGGGAGCGGCCGGACGGCGTGGTGGGCGAATTGCTGCTGGGCGGCCGCGGACTCGCGCTCGCCTATCTGGGCAACGAGGCGGAAACCGAGCGCCGCTTCTTCATCGACGCCGAGGGCCGGCGGCTCTACCGCACCGGCGATCTCGCGCGCTGGCAGCCGGACGGCGAGCTTGAACTGCTGGGACGGATGGACGGGCAGGTCAAGGTGCAGGGCTATCGGATCGAGCTGGGCGAGATCGAGGCGGCCGCGATGCGCGCCGGCTGCCTGGCGCGCGCCGTGGCCTCGGTGGCCCGGCGCAAGGACGCGACGGTGATCCAGCTGCACGTGGTGGCGCTGCCGGATCATCAAGGCGACGTGGTCGCGGCCGTGCGCACCCAGCTGGTGCTGCATCTGCCCGCCTATATGCAGCCGCATCACGTGATGGTGCTGGACGCCTTGCCGCTGACGGCGAACGGCAAGGTGGACCGCGCGCGTCTCGCCGAGCTGGCGGCCCCGGCTCCCGCGCCGGCGACGCCGGCCGCGGCGGCGCGGCGCGACGCTTCGCTGGAGGCCACGATGCTAGCCGCCTTCGCCGAGGTGGTCGGCGTCGAGATAGATCCGCGGCAGGGCTTCTTCGACGCGGGCGCCACCTCGATGCACATCGTGAGGCTGCGCGCGCTGCTGGCGTCGCGTGGCGTCGCGGTGCCCCCGCTGGTCGATTTCTTTTCGCTGGCCACGATACGGGCGCTCGCCGAGCGCGCCGATACGGGCGAGGCGGACCTTTCCCCAATGATGGACGTCGACGGCGCGCGCGCCTATCGACAGCGCGTACGCGCACGCAAGGAGGCTTTGTAA
- a CDS encoding aminotransferase-like domain-containing protein: protein MFSERIERLSGSLIREILAAAQQPQMISFAGGLPAGQCLPQLDFTDMPAGLAQYGASEGEPELRGLIAEQARRMGIACEAEQVLVLSGSQQSIDLCAKLFIDPGTPVVTEGPTYLAALQAFKLFGARVHAVAQREGRLEPQALAAALSESQARCSYLIPSFQNPAGSCYSAEDRQALAAVIDAAGVPLIEDDPYRALSYDGEAPAPLVSHLKRAPWIYSGSFSKTLAPGLRVGFLIASPELYPYLMRLKQATDLHTNRPAQWFIARQLSDPGHEQRMLDLREVYRAGRDAMQDSLQRHFGDLADWQLPRGGLFFWLKLKRTRDTRALLPLALKQNVAFMPGEAFFPEPEQNLGYLRLNFSHASPERIEIGIARLAALLRDTAAAE from the coding sequence ATGTTTTCTGAGCGCATCGAACGGCTCAGCGGATCGCTGATCCGGGAAATCCTGGCGGCGGCGCAACAGCCGCAGATGATTTCCTTCGCCGGCGGCCTGCCGGCCGGCCAATGCTTGCCGCAGCTCGATTTCACCGATATGCCGGCGGGCCTGGCGCAATACGGCGCCAGCGAAGGCGAGCCGGAATTGCGCGGCTTGATCGCGGAGCAGGCGCGGCGCATGGGCATCGCTTGCGAGGCGGAGCAGGTGTTGGTGCTGTCCGGCTCGCAGCAGAGCATCGATTTATGCGCCAAGCTGTTCATCGATCCCGGCACGCCGGTGGTGACCGAAGGGCCGACCTATCTGGCGGCCTTGCAGGCTTTCAAGTTGTTCGGCGCCCGCGTTCACGCAGTGGCGCAACGGGAAGGCAGGCTGGAGCCGCAGGCGCTGGCCGCCGCCTTGAGCGAGTCTCAGGCGCGCTGCTCTTATCTGATTCCCAGCTTTCAAAATCCGGCGGGCAGCTGTTACAGCGCCGAAGACCGGCAGGCGCTGGCGGCCGTCATCGACGCCGCCGGCGTGCCCTTGATCGAGGACGATCCTTATCGCGCGCTCAGCTACGACGGCGAAGCGCCGGCGCCGCTGGTCAGCCATTTGAAGCGCGCGCCGTGGATTTACTCCGGCTCCTTTTCCAAAACCCTGGCACCTGGGCTGCGCGTCGGCTTCCTGATCGCCTCGCCGGAGCTGTATCCCTATCTGATGCGGCTGAAGCAGGCGACCGATCTGCACACCAACCGCCCGGCGCAGTGGTTCATCGCCCGCCAGCTGAGCGACCCCGGCCATGAGCAACGGATGTTGGACTTGCGCGAGGTGTATCGCGCCGGCCGCGACGCGATGCAGGATTCGCTGCAGCGGCATTTCGGCGATCTGGCCGATTGGCAGTTGCCGCGGGGCGGGCTGTTTTTCTGGCTCAAGCTGAAGCGGACGAGAGATACCCGCGCCTTGCTGCCGCTGGCCTTGAAGCAGAACGTCGCCTTTATGCCGGGCGAGGCCTTCTTCCCCGAGCCGGAACAGAACCTGGGCTATCTGCGCCTGAATTTCAGCCATGCCTCGCCGGAGCGGATCGAGATCGGCATCGCCAGACTGGCGGCCTTGCTGCGGGACACTGCCGCCGCGGAGTAA
- a CDS encoding MarR family winged helix-turn-helix transcriptional regulator, with amino-acid sequence MADLSPSDDMRAAMEAFFHAYKAFTDKPDEMLAKRGLARVHHRILFFVARYPGLSVKDLLAALGVTKQAINMPLRQLLEMALVQSVAAQHDKRVKQLTLTSEGRKLEEALHREQLKLLQTAFEQTGKPATAGWMQINRSLASHSRPDDAPSRGKA; translated from the coding sequence ATGGCTGACCTATCTCCGTCCGACGACATGCGCGCCGCCATGGAAGCCTTCTTCCATGCCTACAAGGCTTTCACCGATAAACCGGATGAAATGCTGGCCAAACGCGGCCTGGCGCGCGTGCACCACCGCATCCTGTTCTTCGTCGCCCGCTACCCCGGCCTGTCGGTCAAGGACCTGCTGGCCGCGCTGGGCGTGACCAAGCAGGCCATCAATATGCCGCTGCGCCAACTGCTGGAAATGGCGCTGGTGCAAAGCGTGGCCGCGCAGCACGACAAACGGGTCAAACAGCTGACGCTGACTTCGGAGGGACGCAAGCTGGAGGAAGCCCTGCACCGCGAGCAGCTGAAACTGCTGCAGACGGCGTTTGAGCAGACGGGGAAGCCGGCCACCGCCGGCTGGATGCAGATCAACCGCAGCCTGGCCTCGCACTCGCGCCCCGACGACGCGCCCTCGCGCGGCAAAGCTTGA
- a CDS encoding TFIIB-type zinc ribbon-containing protein yields the protein MNCPSCQVTLLMGERLSVAIDYCPQCRGVWLAPGQLERLLQTQAPAAPAAAYAPSAHGRGHDDEHRRDSRHGGHHGGKHGWLRKLLD from the coding sequence ATGAATTGTCCCAGTTGCCAAGTCACCCTGCTGATGGGCGAACGTTTGTCCGTCGCCATCGATTACTGTCCGCAATGCCGCGGCGTCTGGCTGGCGCCCGGCCAGCTGGAACGCCTGCTGCAAACCCAGGCTCCGGCGGCCCCCGCCGCCGCTTACGCGCCGTCTGCGCACGGTCGCGGCCATGACGACGAACACCGTCGGGACAGCCGCCACGGAGGCCATCACGGCGGCAAGCATGGCTGGCTGCGCAAGCTGCTGGACTGA
- the greB gene encoding transcription elongation factor GreB, with product MSKAFTRENDEAEEDLPVERRLPASTKNYITPGGWQRLKDELYHLVNRERPEMVQVVNWAASNGDRSENGDYLYGKRRLREIDRRIRFLTKRLEIAEVVDPETREATDQVFFSATVLIERGDGSEQLLRIVGVDEIDLARGRISWISPIARTLLKAREGDSVLFRGPDGDEDIEVLEVRYERID from the coding sequence ATGAGCAAAGCGTTTACCAGGGAAAACGACGAGGCGGAAGAGGATCTTCCGGTTGAGCGGCGTCTGCCCGCTTCCACCAAGAACTACATTACGCCCGGCGGCTGGCAGCGGCTGAAGGACGAGCTTTATCATCTGGTCAACCGCGAGCGGCCGGAAATGGTGCAGGTCGTGAACTGGGCGGCCAGCAACGGCGACCGCTCCGAGAACGGCGACTATCTGTACGGCAAGCGCCGCTTGCGTGAGATCGATCGCCGCATCCGTTTTCTGACCAAGCGCTTGGAAATCGCCGAGGTGGTGGACCCGGAAACCCGGGAAGCGACCGATCAGGTGTTCTTCTCCGCCACCGTGTTGATAGAGCGCGGCGACGGCAGCGAGCAATTGCTGCGCATCGTCGGCGTGGACGAGATTGATCTGGCGCGCGGCCGCATCAGCTGGATCTCGCCTATCGCGCGGACGCTGTTGAAGGCGCGCGAGGGCGATTCAGTGCTGTTTCGCGGGCCGGACGGCGACGAAGACATCGAGGTGCTGGAAGTGCGTTACGAACGCATAGACTGA
- a CDS encoding NUDIX domain-containing protein: MRALLWGLAARAWTRLRGEAPVAPAPLASGKRERASIAIVDGGRILLMHRLKPGKDYYVLPGGGIKRRETAAIACVRETREETGLNVRLGGSLCVLDAKDRVEHVFLAASHAGELRLGGPELAKMGPDNHYALEWLDREQLQRIKLKPKGLLPHCLALLEPAAGR, from the coding sequence GTGCGCGCCCTATTGTGGGGCCTGGCCGCCCGCGCCTGGACGCGCTTGCGCGGCGAGGCGCCGGTCGCGCCGGCTCCGCTTGCGAGCGGCAAACGCGAGCGCGCTTCCATCGCCATCGTCGACGGCGGGCGCATCCTGCTGATGCATCGCCTCAAACCCGGCAAGGACTATTATGTGTTGCCGGGCGGCGGCATCAAGCGGCGCGAGACGGCGGCCATCGCCTGCGTGCGCGAGACGCGCGAGGAAACCGGGCTCAACGTCCGTCTGGGCGGCAGCCTGTGCGTGCTGGACGCCAAGGACAGGGTCGAACACGTGTTTCTGGCGGCCAGCCACGCCGGTGAGCTCAGGCTGGGCGGGCCGGAGCTGGCCAAGATGGGGCCGGACAATCATTACGCGCTGGAATGGCTGGATCGCGAGCAGTTGCAGCGGATCAAGCTGAAGCCCAAGGGGCTGCTGCCGCATTGCCTGGCCTTGTTGGAACCCGCCGCCGGCCGTTGA
- a CDS encoding pseudouridine synthase → MQQAQGRNKPTYQRDSNGDVNGNVALDHERRFGNKNAAAPAGQPAAGKGGAQPRQGKPEGGRPQLVQKAKKLRLRSPNQDIKDKAKRLREVRVDLDDIEPVRLQKALAASGVGSRREMEEWIEAGQVTVNGKKASLGDRVGPRDRVMVKGDQIKLKWPDRLPRVIMYHKEEGEIVSRDDPEGRVTVFDRLPQAKSSRWVAIGRLDVNTSGLLLITTSGELANRMMHPSFEVEREYSVRVLGELTPEIMKQMVAGVELEDGDARFDRIFQKGGPEEAANQWFNVVIKEGRNREVRRMFEHFGLTVSRLIRVRFGNIGLPPRLKRGQFYELNSAEVAAVMKWSNLTVTGGKKAPPVKKASAKAHR, encoded by the coding sequence ATGCAGCAGGCGCAAGGCCGCAACAAGCCGACCTACCAGCGCGACAGCAACGGCGACGTCAACGGCAACGTGGCCCTGGATCACGAGCGCCGTTTCGGCAACAAGAACGCCGCCGCGCCGGCGGGTCAGCCGGCCGCGGGCAAGGGCGGCGCTCAGCCGCGTCAGGGCAAGCCGGAGGGCGGCAGGCCGCAATTGGTGCAGAAGGCCAAGAAGCTGCGCTTGCGCAGCCCCAATCAGGACATCAAGGACAAGGCCAAGCGCCTGCGCGAAGTCCGCGTGGACCTGGACGACATCGAGCCGGTGCGGCTGCAAAAAGCGCTGGCGGCGTCCGGCGTCGGCTCGCGCCGTGAAATGGAAGAGTGGATCGAGGCCGGCCAGGTCACGGTCAACGGCAAGAAAGCCAGCCTGGGCGACCGCGTCGGCCCGCGCGACCGCGTGATGGTCAAAGGCGACCAGATCAAACTGAAATGGCCGGACCGCCTGCCGCGCGTGATCATGTATCACAAGGAAGAAGGCGAAATCGTCAGCCGCGACGATCCGGAAGGCCGCGTCACCGTGTTCGACCGCCTGCCGCAGGCCAAATCCAGCCGCTGGGTGGCGATAGGCCGCCTGGACGTCAATACCTCGGGCCTGCTGCTGATCACCACCAGCGGCGAACTGGCCAACCGCATGATGCACCCCAGCTTCGAAGTGGAGCGCGAGTACTCGGTGCGGGTGCTGGGCGAACTGACGCCGGAAATCATGAAGCAGATGGTGGCCGGCGTGGAGCTGGAAGACGGCGACGCGCGCTTTGACCGCATCTTCCAGAAAGGCGGCCCGGAAGAGGCGGCCAATCAATGGTTCAACGTGGTGATCAAGGAAGGCCGCAACCGCGAAGTGCGCCGCATGTTCGAGCACTTCGGCCTGACCGTCAGCCGGCTGATCCGCGTGCGCTTCGGCAATATCGGCCTGCCTCCGCGCTTGAAGCGCGGTCAGTTCTACGAACTGAACTCCGCTGAAGTGGCCGCGGTGATGAAGTGGTCCAATCTGACCGTTACCGGCGGCAAGAAAGCGCCTCCGGTCAAGAAGGCTTCGGCCAAGGCGCACCGCTGA
- the scpB gene encoding SMC-Scp complex subunit ScpB: MSTITDLKYLKIVLETALLTAQEPLSVAMLKKLFTEEVKAALINDILDDIQSDWRGKGVELVKLASGWRFRARAEFTPYLNRLNPEKPPRYSRAVMETLAIIAYKQPVTRGDIEAIRGVSVSTGVMQTLLERGWIEVIGHKDVPGRPGLYATTRKFLDDLGFVSLKDLPPLAELGSLVVPEAMPRDQGPAAATDDIPLDDEADNFEPIAE, translated from the coding sequence ATGTCCACCATCACCGACCTAAAATATCTGAAGATCGTGCTGGAGACGGCGTTACTGACCGCGCAGGAACCTCTGTCGGTTGCCATGCTCAAAAAGCTGTTCACCGAAGAGGTGAAAGCCGCGCTGATCAACGACATCCTTGACGATATCCAGAGCGACTGGAGGGGCAAGGGCGTTGAACTGGTCAAATTGGCGTCGGGATGGCGCTTTCGCGCCCGAGCGGAGTTCACGCCATACTTGAACCGCTTGAACCCGGAAAAGCCGCCGCGATACTCGCGCGCGGTAATGGAAACCTTGGCGATCATCGCCTACAAACAACCTGTGACCCGTGGCGATATCGAAGCGATACGCGGCGTATCGGTGTCCACCGGCGTGATGCAGACTCTGCTGGAACGCGGCTGGATCGAAGTCATCGGCCACAAGGACGTACCCGGCAGGCCGGGCTTGTATGCCACTACCCGAAAATTCCTGGACGATCTGGGCTTTGTCTCGCTCAAGGATCTGCCGCCGTTGGCGGAGCTGGGAAGCCTGGTAGTGCCCGAGGCGATGCCTAGGGATCAAGGCCCGGCAGCGGCCACAGACGACATCCCCCTCGACGATGAGGCGGATAATTTCGAGCCCATCGCAGAATAA
- a CDS encoding GNAT family N-acetyltransferase — translation MHIEAADQKHLPAYRPFFQACHEEGLDYYRRAGADPDAWLGQLLEHAEGRALPEGWVPCRTWFLINGRTEIIGAIRQRLADSALIVERIGHIAFEVLPAWRGHGYGRVLLQYVQTLGEKPAHGNWVLVCPADRPAAVRTVEACGGQLLETMEHGGRAFRRYSLTALAAWDDMAEGLI, via the coding sequence ATGCACATCGAAGCGGCCGACCAGAAACATCTGCCAGCCTATCGGCCTTTTTTTCAGGCCTGCCACGAGGAAGGGCTGGACTATTACCGCCGCGCCGGCGCGGACCCCGACGCCTGGCTTGGGCAATTGCTGGAACACGCCGAAGGGCGGGCGCTGCCCGAGGGCTGGGTGCCGTGCCGCACCTGGTTCCTGATCAACGGCCGCACCGAGATCATAGGCGCGATCCGCCAGCGCTTGGCCGACAGCGCGCTGATCGTGGAGCGCATCGGCCACATCGCCTTCGAAGTGCTGCCGGCCTGGCGCGGCCACGGCTACGGCCGGGTGCTGCTGCAATACGTGCAGACGCTGGGCGAGAAGCCGGCGCACGGCAACTGGGTGCTGGTCTGTCCGGCGGACCGGCCGGCGGCGGTGCGCACGGTGGAGGCCTGCGGCGGCCAGTTGCTGGAAACGATGGAGCACGGCGGGCGGGCGTTCCGACGTTACAGCCTGACCGCGCTGGCGGCCTGGGACGACATGGCGGAAGGATTAATTTAG